In a genomic window of Nocardia fluminea:
- a CDS encoding MFS transporter produces MTSPATLSAADQATDPTRWPLRLWGMLITLCIVLFLDGLDVSMIGVALPSIGAELDLSTSTLQWLVSGYILGYGGLLLLGGRTADLLGRRKVFLIALAVFAVASLVGGLVSDPALLIATRFIKGLAAAFTAPTGLSIITTTFAEGKARNKALSIYTVFGAGGYSMGLLFGGLMTGVGWRWTFLLPVPIAVAALIAAFALVPKDGKAEEGGHDLLGALLSTAGMLLLVYTVVTAPEVGWASGRTIGSFLAVIALFAAFVVTEQRVKHPLVRLGILRKASLVRASLAIIAVAGSYFSWQFIVTLYMQDTLEWSALKLAMALLPVGILVVGSAFFSEKLIDRFGTGPVIAVTMSVMAIGYLLFLRIDTAPGYFTVLLPAILLIGIGWVGFPAINVQATSGIDDDEQGLAAGVLQTSMQVGAAIVLAVTTAIVTSGGHGTSATPQEMLDTYRPGLEFAAGVTIVGALLALTVFLPRFRKPVEVAPVEAKVLEPVA; encoded by the coding sequence ATGACTTCGCCAGCAACGCTCTCGGCCGCAGATCAGGCGACCGATCCCACCAGGTGGCCCCTGCGCCTCTGGGGAATGCTGATCACTCTGTGCATCGTCCTTTTCCTCGACGGGCTCGACGTCTCGATGATCGGCGTCGCGCTGCCGTCCATCGGCGCCGAACTCGATCTGTCCACCTCCACCCTCCAGTGGCTCGTCAGCGGCTACATCCTCGGTTACGGCGGCCTGCTGCTGCTGGGCGGGCGCACCGCCGACCTGCTCGGTCGCCGCAAGGTCTTCCTCATCGCACTCGCGGTGTTCGCTGTCGCATCCCTCGTCGGTGGCCTGGTGAGCGACCCCGCGCTGCTGATCGCCACCCGATTCATCAAGGGTCTGGCCGCCGCGTTCACCGCGCCGACCGGCCTGTCGATCATCACCACCACCTTCGCCGAAGGAAAAGCGCGCAACAAGGCGCTGTCGATCTACACCGTCTTCGGCGCGGGCGGCTACTCCATGGGTCTGCTGTTCGGTGGCCTGATGACCGGCGTCGGCTGGCGCTGGACCTTCCTGCTGCCCGTCCCGATCGCCGTCGCCGCCCTGATCGCCGCGTTCGCGCTGGTGCCCAAGGACGGTAAGGCCGAGGAAGGCGGACACGATCTACTCGGTGCGCTCCTGTCGACGGCAGGCATGCTGCTGCTGGTCTACACCGTGGTCACCGCACCGGAAGTCGGTTGGGCCTCGGGCCGCACCATCGGTTCGTTCCTCGCCGTGATCGCCCTGTTCGCCGCGTTCGTCGTCACCGAACAGCGCGTGAAGCACCCGCTGGTCCGTCTCGGCATCCTGCGCAAGGCCTCGCTCGTGCGAGCCAGCCTGGCCATCATCGCGGTCGCCGGTTCCTACTTCTCCTGGCAGTTCATCGTGACCCTGTACATGCAGGACACCCTGGAATGGTCGGCGCTGAAGCTGGCGATGGCCCTGCTGCCGGTCGGCATCCTGGTCGTCGGATCGGCCTTCTTCTCCGAGAAGCTGATCGACCGTTTCGGCACCGGACCGGTCATCGCGGTCACCATGAGCGTGATGGCGATCGGCTACCTGCTGTTCCTGCGGATCGACACGGCACCCGGCTACTTCACCGTGCTGCTGCCCGCGATCCTGCTGATCGGCATCGGCTGGGTCGGTTTCCCCGCCATCAACGTGCAGGCCACCAGCGGTATCGACGACGACGAGCAGGGTCTCGCGGCAGGCGTGCTGCAGACCTCGATGCAGGTCGGCGCGGCCATCGTGCTCGCGGTGACCACCGCCATCGTCACCTCCGGTGGGCACGGAACGAGCGCCACCCCGCAGGAGATGCTCGATACCTACCGGCCGGGCCTGGAGTTCGCGGCGGGAGTCACCATCGTGGGCGCGCTGCTCGCGCTCACGGTCTTCCTGCCCCGGTTCCGCAAGCCGGTCGAGGTGGCACCGGTCGAGGCGAAGGTGCTCGAACCGGTCGCCTGA
- the rfbA gene encoding glucose-1-phosphate thymidylyltransferase RfbA, translated as MRGIILAGGTGSRLHPITRGVSKQLVPVYDKPMVYYPLSTLMLAGIDDILVITTPEDADAFSRLLGDGSQFGVAISYVVQPEPDGLARAFVLGADHIGNEPAALVLGDNIFHGPGLGASLERFHDIDGGAVFAYWVKDPTAYGVVEFDQGRAVSIEEKPKVPRSNYAIPGLYFYDNDVVEIARELKPSARGEYEITDINRAYLEQNRLSVDVLARGTAWLDTGTFDSLLDAANYVRTIEERQGLKIGVPEEVAWRRGLISDEQLCKLAEPIVRSGYGRYLLDLIDRGKDW; from the coding sequence ATGCGCGGAATCATCTTGGCGGGCGGCACCGGTTCACGGTTGCACCCGATCACGCGCGGGGTGAGCAAGCAGCTCGTCCCGGTCTACGACAAACCCATGGTCTACTACCCGCTGTCCACCCTCATGCTGGCAGGGATCGACGACATTCTGGTGATCACCACGCCGGAGGACGCCGACGCGTTTTCCCGGCTGCTGGGCGATGGCAGCCAGTTCGGCGTCGCGATCAGCTATGTGGTGCAGCCCGAACCCGACGGCCTCGCGCGCGCCTTCGTCCTCGGGGCCGATCACATCGGCAACGAGCCGGCGGCGCTGGTCCTCGGCGACAACATCTTCCACGGACCCGGTCTCGGCGCCAGCCTGGAACGCTTCCACGACATCGACGGCGGCGCGGTGTTCGCCTACTGGGTGAAGGACCCGACCGCCTACGGCGTGGTCGAGTTCGATCAGGGCCGCGCGGTCTCCATCGAGGAGAAGCCGAAGGTTCCGCGCTCCAACTACGCCATCCCCGGCCTCTACTTCTACGACAACGACGTGGTCGAGATCGCCCGTGAGCTGAAGCCCTCGGCGCGTGGGGAGTACGAGATCACCGACATCAACCGCGCCTATCTCGAGCAGAACCGGCTCAGCGTAGACGTGCTCGCCCGCGGTACCGCCTGGCTCGACACCGGCACCTTCGACTCCCTGCTCGACGCCGCCAACTACGTGCGCACGATCGAGGAACGGCAGGGCCTCAAGATCGGCGTCCCGGAGGAAGTGGCGTGGCGACGCGGCCTCATCTCCGACGAGCAGCTGTGCAAGCTCGCCGAACCCATCGTGCGTTCGGGCTACGGCCGCTACCTGCTGGATCTGATCGACCGCGGAAAAGACTGGTAG
- a CDS encoding MarR family winged helix-turn-helix transcriptional regulator codes for MSNPAVTSARRTEAPPELVGQWRELLDRHAAVSCALEKALQRDHEIGLSEFETLDRLVDAACQKYRMTELAHDIYLSQSALSRAVARLERDGLVERSMCDLDRRAIFVQLTDKGREVYDRALPTHRSVLAGSWDSPTQCP; via the coding sequence ATGTCGAACCCGGCCGTCACATCAGCTCGGCGCACCGAAGCGCCCCCCGAGCTGGTCGGTCAGTGGCGCGAACTGCTCGATCGGCATGCCGCCGTGAGCTGCGCGCTGGAGAAGGCGCTCCAAAGGGACCACGAGATCGGCCTCAGCGAATTCGAAACGCTGGACCGATTGGTCGACGCGGCGTGTCAGAAGTACCGCATGACAGAGCTGGCCCACGACATCTACCTGAGCCAGAGCGCGCTCTCGCGCGCGGTGGCCAGGCTGGAACGCGACGGCCTGGTCGAACGGAGCATGTGCGATCTCGACCGTCGCGCCATCTTCGTCCAGCTCACCGACAAGGGCAGGGAGGTCTACGACCGAGCCCTGCCCACCCACCGTTCGGTGCTCGCCGGATCGTGGGACAGCCCTACACAGTGCCCGTAG
- a CDS encoding alpha/beta hydrolase: MVATKITGVMGGLAPVAPISTAERPDPGIIVNSGRTSTSSRVLMGACLGLIGPLLRTVPINRATIPVGAVAVDLLSRLRPEPQGIEREQIQLADFKMEMVRPAGGSRALRHGAVLYMHGGGFAVCGLQTHRAVVAGLARRTGLPVLNVEYRQLPGSIDASVDDCVLAYRWLLRHGADPARIVFAGDSAGGFLTFATAIRSREIGLPLPAGLVGLSPLLDLDYRAKEGYVNVNRDAYIPLKGLEAVVHLGAEHAGPLDPALSPVNADLAGMPPVLLIAAEDELLRYDCELMAHRLTAAGVPNTLELWRGQVHAFMSILPSMPESRSALGRVAKFVRGAVEPAQRARTA, encoded by the coding sequence ATGGTAGCCACAAAGATCACCGGCGTGATGGGCGGGCTCGCGCCCGTGGCCCCGATCAGCACCGCCGAGAGGCCCGACCCGGGCATCATCGTCAACTCCGGCCGGACCAGCACCTCGTCACGAGTCCTGATGGGCGCCTGCCTCGGCCTCATCGGACCGCTGCTGCGCACCGTGCCCATCAACCGGGCCACCATTCCGGTCGGTGCCGTCGCGGTCGACCTGCTCTCGCGGCTGCGGCCCGAACCGCAGGGCATCGAACGCGAACAGATTCAGCTCGCGGACTTCAAGATGGAAATGGTGCGGCCCGCGGGCGGGTCACGCGCGCTGCGCCACGGTGCGGTGCTCTACATGCACGGCGGCGGATTCGCGGTCTGTGGATTGCAGACGCACCGCGCGGTCGTGGCCGGACTGGCCCGGCGCACCGGTCTGCCCGTCCTCAATGTCGAATACCGGCAACTGCCCGGTTCGATCGACGCCTCGGTCGACGACTGTGTGCTCGCCTACCGCTGGCTGCTGCGCCACGGCGCGGATCCGGCGCGCATCGTGTTCGCCGGTGACTCGGCGGGAGGGTTCCTGACCTTCGCGACCGCCATCCGCTCCCGCGAGATCGGCCTGCCACTGCCCGCGGGCCTCGTCGGCCTCAGCCCGCTGCTCGACCTCGACTACCGGGCCAAAGAGGGATACGTCAATGTCAATCGGGACGCCTACATCCCGTTGAAGGGTCTCGAGGCGGTCGTCCACCTCGGCGCCGAGCACGCGGGTCCGCTCGATCCCGCGCTGTCACCGGTCAACGCCGATCTGGCGGGGATGCCCCCGGTGCTGCTCATCGCCGCCGAGGACGAGTTGCTGCGCTACGACTGTGAACTGATGGCCCACCGGCTCACCGCCGCGGGCGTGCCCAACACGTTGGAGCTGTGGCGCGGGCAGGTACACGCGTTCATGAGCATCCTGCCGAGCATGCCGGAAAGCCGTTCGGCGCTGGGACGCGTGGCGAAGTTCGTTCGCGGCGCGGTGGAGCCGGCCCAGCGGGCTCGCACGGCCTAG
- a CDS encoding dTDP-4-dehydrorhamnose 3,5-epimerase family protein, whose protein sequence is MEFRELAIPGAWVVTPRLLGDDRGMFCESFKASEFEKTTGRPFELHQVNTSVSAAGVLRGIHYTDDPPGQAKYVTCVRGAFLDVVVDLRPGSPTYGRWDSVLLDDVSRRSVFLSEGLGHAILSLENRSTVTYLCSLEYSPEFDRDLDAFDPRLGIEWPTEGRDGRPLTYIRSAKDEAAPKFSA, encoded by the coding sequence ATGGAATTTCGTGAACTGGCGATCCCCGGCGCCTGGGTGGTGACCCCGCGCCTGCTCGGCGACGACCGCGGGATGTTCTGTGAGTCGTTCAAGGCCTCGGAGTTCGAGAAGACCACCGGCCGGCCGTTCGAACTGCACCAGGTGAACACCTCGGTCTCGGCGGCCGGGGTGCTGCGCGGGATCCACTACACCGACGATCCGCCCGGTCAGGCCAAGTATGTGACCTGCGTGCGCGGCGCGTTCCTGGACGTGGTGGTTGACCTGCGCCCCGGCTCGCCGACCTACGGCCGGTGGGACAGCGTGCTGCTCGACGACGTGTCGCGGCGCTCGGTGTTCCTGTCCGAGGGTCTCGGCCACGCCATCCTCTCGCTCGAGAACCGCTCGACGGTGACCTATCTGTGTTCGCTCGAGTACTCCCCCGAATTCGACCGGGACCTGGATGCCTTCGATCCGCGCCTCGGTATCGAATGGCCGACCGAGGGTCGCGACGGTCGCCCGCTGACCTACATTCGCTCGGCGAAAGACGAAGCCGCGCCGAAGTTCTCCGCCTGA